A window of Salvelinus alpinus chromosome 31, SLU_Salpinus.1, whole genome shotgun sequence contains these coding sequences:
- the LOC139561550 gene encoding ladderlectin-like: protein MTMLTSLLLLSAAFALGDANSILEEDLCPSGWTKYGSSCLMFVKVTRSWPEAERHCVSLGDQLVSVPNVVKYLGANLASVHSSEEDQFLQALVLVKTVGFPPTWIGGFNSVKDRRWFWSDGSDFDHQNWAKGRPAAGARKTCIHINFGAQKCWHNEICGRSLPSVCSLRLLPLRQTIH, encoded by the exons ATGACCATGTTGACCAGTCTTCTGCTTCTCAGTGCTGCCTTTGCTCTGGGAGATGCAA ATTCAATTCTAGAAGAAGACTTGTGTCCTTCCGGTTGGACCAAATATGGATCAAGCTGCTTAATGTTTGTAAAGGTTACAAGGAGCTGGCCTGAAGCAGAG AGGCACTGTGTGTCCCTTGGTGATCAACTGGTGTCTGTACCCAACGTTGTGAAGTACCTTGGCGCAAACCTGGCATCTGTGCACAGCTCCGAGGAGGATCAGTTTCTACAGGCATTGGTCTTGGTGAAGACTGTTGGTTTCCCTCCTACCTGGATTGGCGGATTTAATTCTGTTAAG GACAGGCGGTGGTTCTGGAGCGATGGCTCCGACTTTGATCACCAGAACTGGGCTAAAGGAAGGCCCGCTGCTGGTGCCAGAAAGACTTGTATTCATATCAACTTTGGAG CTCAAAAGTGTTGGCACAATGAAATATGTGGAAGGAGCTTGCCCTCGGTGTGCTCCCTGAGACTCCTGCCTCTTCGCCAGACTATACATTAA